The window GGCCCAAGCCTTCGCTCCATGGACTAGGCCTCAGTAAAGCTCCCATTAAAAaaaccatgcaatattattcgggtctggttgtcaaaccggatcaaacaaaactaggctccacaaagcccaacaaatctcccacttggagactagtttaatcaccaacatcaaaccgttATCCTctaagaaacaatccctcatccctgcaactcatcttcctgtcctcaagctagaaaatcaattgaagctgtgcgacacccttagtcaacatgtctgccgggttcttagatccacaaatcttctcaagtattacctgtttatcttcaacaaggtaacggataaagtggtattttgtttgtacaTGCTTcaactttgaatgaaaagccgaatttttggcaagaaaaattgcactttgactgtcactgtgtagaatgcccatctcctgcttcttacccaattcatataagaaaccatgtagccaaatcatctcctttccagcttcagttgctaCAACATACTCAACTtatgtagtagacaaagtaacaatcttctatagatttgaagcccatgatatagttgtaccacctagagtaaaaacaaacccagtagtactctttctactatcaatatcaccagcaaaatcagcatctacataaccctgcagtttcaaacttgcacaTGTGAAGCAAaaacatgtatctaatgaacccttcagatatcttagaatccacttgactgcctcccaatgctgctttccaggcctactcatgaatctgctcacaactcccactgtatgtgcaatgtctggccttgtacacaccataacatacatcaagctgccaatagctgaggcataggacaccttgctcatatggtccatttcttcttatgtcttcggtgactgttctttgcttagtttgaatgactacccaagggtgtgttcactggtttagcttcattcatgttgaacatGTTGaaaactttcttcacatactatgactgtgaaagcttcaatgtaccattagccttgtctctaatgattctcataccaaggatttgctttgcagttCCCAAATCCTTTATTGCaaactgtttggacaattgcttctttagaatattaatcttctcaatgtcagaccctgcaataagcatatcatccacatacaataGTAAtgtgatgtaagaattgtcagaagacttaacatagcaacagtgatcagcttcacatctcttgcacccaattctatgcataaaaccgTCAAACTTCTTGAGCACTGTCTaagagcttgtttaaggccatacaagctctttctcagtttgcagactagattaTCTTGTttctgaacaatgaacccttctggctgaatcatgtaaaggtcttcctccaagtcaccatgaaggaatgctatcttcacatctaactactcaagatgtaagttttctgcagccaccattcctagtacaagtctgattgttgacatcttcatatctggagaaaatatctttgTGTAGTCAATGCACTCCTTCtactggaaccctttaacaactaatctggccttgtaacgtttgctaccatcatgctcattctttattctatatacccacttgttgtgcaaagccttctttcctactggcaattcagtcagtttccatgtctgattccccaacAAGGAATGCATCTCATTCTTTATGGCTAACTCCCatttgcttgaattctcatcttgcaaggcttcatcataacactcttgCTCACCACCATCaatcaacaggagataatttaaaacaggtgaataatgCTATGGAGGTCTAATGTTCTTAGAAAATCtgcgaacttcagctacatgtgtactcaaatctacctatgaatttacattctccttatcttcttcaccccctttttggacaatactttcaatcaattcatctaagttgacaaactcagatttcttttgatctatctctatAACATCTGACACTATAGTTGAcatgtccttgtacataacctgttcattaaatatcacatttctacttctgatgattttcttgttttgttcatcccaaaacctatagccaaatttctcatcaccatagccaatgaaaaaacatattttagactttgcatcaagtttactacgagcatcaaaatcaatatgaacataagaaacacaataaaaaacttttaaatgtgaaaactttacctctttaccgctccaaacctcaTTAGGAAGTCtaaactccatgggaactgatggtccttggtttatcaggtaagctgtagtgctaacagcatcaacccaaaaagtttttggtagtccatcatgcaacctcatacttctaacACGTTCATTGAGATTTTTGTTCATGCgttcagccacaccattctgctatggtgtcccaggaatggtcttctccatcctaattccttGTGTagcacaatactcactgaaccctctatctatgtactctcctccattatctgacctaaaacattttactttcaaacctgtttctgtctcaaccatgaccttccacttcttaaaagtttcaaatacatcaaatttattttttagaaataaacccatacctttctgcttgagtcatcaataaaagtgatgtagtaccttgaacttCCAAAGcatgcaaccggagaaggcccccacaaatcagtgtgtactagttccaattttttagccttcggtgtcctaccagttttcaagaagctcaccctttttttgctttcctaagatgcaactttcacacatgtcaaaatcaatggacttcaattctggtagttttccttttgacaacaacatcttcatacctttctcactcatgtgaccaagtctgcggTGCCATAagcttgtatcagtacttgcatcagcaactacaattgtgtctcttggacatgaggtcatatacagagtatcggtcttctttccacgagccaataccctagctccctttgtaaccttctaAGTACCatcaacaaatagtattgcatgtccttcatcatcaagttgtccaacataAATCAAATTCCTCCTCAGGttaggaatatgtcgaaccttctccagtaaccaaacagacccattgggcaacaATATCCGGgcgtctcccagacccacaacatccaaggctgaaccatcagccaaatacaccttaccaaaatcatcCGCAACAGAATTCTGTATaatttctcggtgtggagtggtatgaaacgaagctcctgaatccaaaacccaatcattaagtggactgtctactgcaagaagtaatgcatcatgtacctcttctgttacaacattagcagaatcatcttcattcttcttcttaggacttttgcattgccttctaAAGTGACATGTTTTCCCATAGTTCCAGTATTGTACTTGTTGGTCTGAcctagatttgcttctgtttcGATTAGAATTTATGGATTTTGATCTACCTTGGTTTGAATTTCTGTCATTACCTctacctcttgtctcaaggtttagggtagaaccagatcctgaggtttcgcatgcatctcttcggcgaatctcctaagccagaattaaatcttgtatatcattgtacttaagcttttcctttcccgtagaattgcttactaccatcctcattgcctcctAACTGTTTAGCAAATAAGCCAAGATGATCATAACATAAATctaatcatcaaaatcaatttctacagatgacaattgatttgtgattgtattaaattcattcagatgttgtgctactaaTGCATTCtatgccatcttcaaattgaacaatttcttcatcagatgcaccttattgtttgcggatgacttttcatacataccggacaaagccttcatcagatcTACTGTGGtattctcctttacaacattgtgtgcaacagacttagacagagttaacctaataactcctagaacctgtttGTCAAGAAACGCCCATTTCTatgccttcatactctcaggttttgtccccaaaagcaGCAGATGCAATTttctcccatagagataatctttaatctgcatcctccaatacgcaaggtctgtgccatcaaacttttctattccagacgcctttcctgTTTCCTCTACCATTGTTCCCACTCAAACCTCACCCTAGGCTTTGATACCAGTTGAAGGAAATTAAgccgaattcccaacctgtgagaaacaaaaaaaaatacagaaaacacacgccaaagaaaaataatcacacgcacaagacagtatttacgtggttcggcaatttgcctacgtctatagagttgcagggatatcactattatcagcgAAGAATACATAGTACAACATGCGGCTAtgatattttctctctatatataacacaaCAACCATACCacattaaaaaaccctaattacaaaaggcggttccacaatgggctaaacgggcctatCGGCCCAAGCCTTCGCTCCATGGACTAAGCCTCggtaaatctcccattaaaaaaaccatgcaatattattcgggttggGTCCTCAAACCGGAttaaacaaaactaggctccacaaaggcCAACACTTAGTAAGATATTTTACTTCTTTAATTCACATCACTTTTGCTTCTCATTTCTCTAGTAGAGACCTCAAAATCTTTATTGCTTTTTGTACTTTAGTGTAGATCTTTCCCAAAGCTTGAAGTCCATTCACAATCTCAATCAACCTAGTAAACATCTCACTAATTGATTCAAAATctttcattcaaaataattcataatcatgcacAAGGATGTTTATCTTAAATTCTTTTACCTGATTGATTTCTTCATGTGTTATTTCTAAGACTCTCCAAATATCTTTTGTTGTTTCACATTGAGAGGTTCTATAATACTCATTTATATCTAATGTACAATGGAGAAAACATATAGCTTTAACATTTAATTGTGCATTTCTCTTTTCTAAAGCATCCTAGTCATGGCTTAACTTTcaataaactttaaaaactaagtcatttttgtttttcaataagtATAATCATTTCTAGAAAAGAATGGGGgtctagaaattgaaaattcttCAATGAGTAGAAGTTTAAGTTGATTACTATTCCTCTTAGACAGTTAAGTCCTAAACAAAAGTCTTACTTTGATACCAATTATAAGGATATTAGCAAGGTCAACTTAAAGTAATCATCCTAAAGGGGAGATAGGTGAATAGAGTGCATGATGGTCTTTTGTTAAGGTTCAATTGATTCTTGACTAGACCTCAATTGATGCTTGAACGGGAAAGGTAGAGTATTTGCTGGCAACACCAAAGTTCTAGAAGATAGAAAATTTTTAGGTGCTTTGATCGATCCTTAATCCAAAGCACCCAACTAGTTTAGCTAGTTTAGGGAGACCTCCGATTGATTGGACAAAAAACAACCCAAAAACTTCCTTTTTTTCAGTCCAAACCTTCCCAACACTTAGGTAACTCATTATAAATCTTTGTAAGTCAGTTTTGAAAGAATTTAGCCTAAGGTGACTTTTATACAAAACTAAGTATGAATCAATttaatcctaagtgcacccaaagaatttgtatttttaattccatttaaatatgatttttttaatctttattgataaaagttaaattatgtttatatgggcaaaatagtaaaaatatatatttcatttagtttacttataataaacaattcaaacatgattaattttaattttaattttatttcccatGTGTTAATTTTGATAGGGAAGGTATTagtgacatagtttggtaaaaaaaaaaaaaaaacacgctATTGCTAATTGTCCTAATGTCAAGTTCAAGTTGTTTACAATTGTACAAACTTATTAggagccttgtacacccttatacATTTGgtacattttccttgtacagttagtgtaatatccTTGTACAATGGTGCAAATTCTATATCTCTCAtaagttatgtgtccatgtATGTGTTAActatattttcaatggtttggttgagaaGATGGTAGATGACTTAGGGTTAAATTTTTTCTCCAAACATCATTATTGTGGAAAGTATGAAATTTTCATGtgggagttaaataaagtgcatgacataagTGTACAATCtgtgggtgacaaggaaaataaagaagtgGTTCATAATCAATTGAAATCTTTTACAAagggtagccttgtacacccttgtacattttttttatacaattagTATAATACCATTGTACAGTGGtgcaaatttcatatccctccTAACTTATGTGTTCACATAATGTGTGTTAACCATCTTTCTAATGGTTTGGTTGAGAAGGGGGTGGATGATTTATGATcaaaaaaatttccccaaaCATCATTACTAAGACAAGTATTGGAATTTCCATGTggaagttaaataaagtgcatgacatggGTGTGCAGTCCATGAgtgataaggaaaataaatgagtGGTTCAGAATCTATTAAAATTTTTCGCAAATGGTAGCCTTGTATACCTCTTATTCACgtagtacatttcccttatacAATTAGTCAATACCCTTGTACAGTGGCACAAATTCCATATCCTTATAGTGAATGTGTGCTTATAGGTGTTTTAAACACAATTCCAGTAGTTTGGTTGATAAAATGGTGGAAAACTTAAATccgatatattattattattattattttgtgaacattgtatatttttgtgaaaaaaatatacaactgcttaatatttttttttattattatgaaaatatcatattttttttttattttattattaaaataactaatggaaaaaataaaaaagaataatcaacaaatgaaatttaattctttttattattttcatattaaaaaatagtattaaacaaggttttcaattttcatttttaaaatagttattttcaaaatgagacaatatagaaaattaaaaataaaagctagaaaaatatttttaaactaaactcaaacatggtctatataatttttaactacttgttttcatctaaaatgagtaaatatatcatttaacccttttatataagaaaaattcaatttctattatactatgtattgatataatcaaatcctaaaattaggtcatacAAAAAACACTTTAGTtggacatttaaaataaaacctcttcatccatcatttttctctctttttctttttcttatttcgataaattttcaattaatttaaatcattaaaaaaatagtaaataaatttgcaacatttcatataacttattaccaaaagtcatattcaaaaaattattaaaataaagaaggaagaagattaaaagaaaatttaaactttttttttataatagtaaaaaaaaaaaaaactttaaaatactttttaatataaaagaaaaaaaatagtgaatatatttattttaaataatgttttaatcattaaattatttacttttaaaatgtaaaagataatttttattcatttaaattaacaatttttttagaaagtattttccaaaatagtttttgaatcattaatatatttttttttatttacaatttaataatggaaaataatgttgattttccaattatttataaaagagttttaaaaaataataaaaaatctaaaaataattaaataagggaGAATTTACTAATGACACTTGAAGAGTggtggaataaaaataaaaatgagtcaaatcaCTATTTTTGTCTATTAATATCTTATATTCTTCTATCAATTATGGGTGAGTGGAGTACTTTACATCAATTATAAGCCCAACCGGACAGCACAAttcccccccaaaaaaaagcCCCATTGCCGCCAAactgagaaaacaaaggaaaaaaaagtaaagaaggAAGGTGGAAAATTGGAAAGCCAAAACTTCCTTCCTTGAGCCATCAAATACGGAAACAGAATCTGAGAAACTCATAAAGGAAAGAGAGacagaaaaaaaggaaaaagcaaaAACCTGAGAATGATATCTAATATTCAAATCACTGCAACTTCTTTGCTGTTAAATACCAATCAAAGAAACAAGTGTCTACCACTCTCCAAAACCCCCTCTCATCTTTGTTCTtggaaaatgaacaaataaatataattggAGGAGGTGTTTTACTTCTATAAGACACCGGGAAGACATGGGTCAGCTCCAACGATGGATATATCCTGCCGGTTTGCTGTGTTCTGTGATTCTTAACGTAGTTTTTGTGGTGCTGTACGTGCAAATGAATTCGAAGTGGAAGCCGGATTGGAGCAAAAGTGCAGCAAAAGAAGCAGAAGCAGTGGCGGCAGTGACATGCTCAGGCCATGGAAGAGCATACTCGGATGGTTTGGTTGTTGATGGAAGCCCTGTTTGTGAGTGCAATACCTGCTTTGAAGGCCCTGATTGCTCTCAGTTTTCACCTCATTGTGCTGCAGATGTTGAAAGGTACATATAATATATACACCCCGGCCATAGCTTTCTCGCAGTTTGGGATTTTGATTACTagagttttaaaatattgtatttggCCCAAAATTCTTGGGAAAGTTGTTGGCAGAATAATTATATGTTATGATTATAATTACtgggaaaagtgggttttgattgttaatatgaaaaatagaacttcaaattttttgaatcaatattgtttttgtatatttaaaaataattttaaatatatgtacTTTTGAATGAGTCATCTAATCATTCCTCAAAGTACCTATTTGACTTATCATGTCATTAACATAAATTAACAACTTGACTCTTCCATATAGATAttaattttctctcattttagataataataataataaatatctaaaataaagaaaaatatctatgtaGAGGATTCTACTTGTTAATTGATGTTGATCACATGAAAAGTCAAAATGGACATTTTGAGAAATAATTGGATGACTCATTAAAAAGtacatgtatttcaaattatttttaaataaatgaaaataatactgatttaaatgatataatgttttttttcatatatttttatattatcgaatcaaaacccactttttcctttattttaaatatgtggTTGATGATTCTAAGCTAGTTGTTATATTGTGAAAACTTTAGAGTTTGTTTCTCAcctaattttcataaatagttatcaaaaaattatttttgataacatttttttaaaactagaaaaatattttctaaagcAAAAGTCCATTTAATAATGTTCCCAacctattttttgtgtttttaaatatttttttaaataatttatatctataatgtttaattttcattcattaatctttgtatttatataaatatttttttaaaccaatatatagaaaaaaaaaagtgaaaataattaaaatatactttaagaaaatatcatattctTGAAGGGTTAATTCCATTAATCTCTCTTGAGGTTTTAGCTAAAATACAACTAGTTATTATTAGCTTGACAATTCGTCAAATACCTCTCGTATTTTGAATTAGAGGAAAGATGAgtgaaaatatcaaaatgagaagaacagaggagatatataatgaaatttcaaatcaatggaGGCTAGACGTATTTAGCCAAAATCTGGAGGAGGTCAATGAAATCAacccaattattttttttaatgatttgataaTAAAGcatgttttgatatttttattctagAAAGGGAAAACTTATTCTTGAGAACGATTACCAAACATAGGCTTAGCAGAGAGCAGAGAGCATTCCATCCCCTCTCGATTCTATAACTGTATCAGTTCTAAACTAGTTggaattaaatcatattatgtATGCATGCaatcttttttttcattatgcaCTGAACCATGGACGGTAAGTCTTCATTCTTTCATGCAGCTTAAACTCGAAACTGAAAAAGACAACCATGAGTGGTTCATGTATGATGTACAATAGTgtccacaaaataaaataaagaaaaaaactttactAAGAAATATTAATCAGTAGTTCTCTAAGAGCAAAACACTTGGTTACATGTTCTTTGTAGTGGGGATCCGCTGTTCTTGGAGCCCTTTTGGATGCAGCATGCAGCCAGCAGCGCAGTGGTAGTAATGGGTTGGCATCGAATGAGCTATTCATACAGTGATCGTTCTACAATCTCACAAGAACTCGACAAGCTCATCCGCAAACTACATGCTCTTGTTGGAAACGCAAACGTAACAGGCAGATTCATCGTTTTTGGGGCCGGCTCTACCCAGCTCCTCAATGCTGCAGTTCATGCCCTTTCTCCCCACAACTCATCCGAACCAGCCAAAGTTGTTGCTACAATCCCTTACTACCCGGTTCGTCCTTGTATTTATTAACTAATTACCTCATCAACTTCATTCATATTCAAAGTTTTGTGAAGTAGTTGAGATATATAGTACTAACTACTACTAAATTAGCTCATATATATTGCAGGCTTACAAGTCACAAACGGAATTCTTCGATTCTgtgcattttcattttgaagGAGATGCATCCATGTACATGAACAGTAGTACTTCAAATACCACTTCCACTTTCATTGAGTTCGTGACTTCGCCCAACAATCCTGATGGGAAGTTGAGTAAGGCAGTTCTTCGGGGCCCTAATGTCAAAGCAATATATGATCGTGCCTACTACTGGCCTCATTTCACTCCAATTCCAGCCCCTGCAGATGACGATCTCATGTTGTTTACCATTTCCAAGCTTACTGGTCATGCTGGGAGTAGATTCGGGTAATTACCACCTCTCTATTACTTAATTATATACCAATTTaattaacaataaatatataGCAGATACCCTTATGGATTCTAATTTTATAGACTAATTAAACAATATCGAATAACTTTTTAAGGAACCCGCGCATACTGATCATATTGTTTTATTCCAAAGAAGGATAAATTACATTGCTGTTACTTTTACAGGTGGGCACTGGTAAAGGAAAAGGATGTGTTCGAAGCAATGACAACTTATATGAGCAGGAACACGGAGGGTGTTTCACGGGATAGTCAGCTAAGAGCTTTGAAGCTTCTAAAAGTAGTGATGGAAGGAAGTGGAAGGGAAATATTCGAATTCAGTTCCAAAATGATGAAAGACCGCTGGGATCAATTGAACAAGACCTTATCTGTCTCTAAGCATTTCTCTCTCCAGGAAATTACACCACAACGCTGCACTTTTTTTCAGCAAGTCAGGACACCTTCTCCAGGTCAATATGAAATTTTGTCTTCGTTTATCTTCTTAGGGACCATTTTGAGTTATTCCCATAAAATCTTTTTAGTCTAGCAGTTTTATCAGTAATACTTCTATTTGGAACAGaacttttatcaaaaaaatcagTTAGTAGGATATAAACAATGATTTCTTGTTAACAAGCTTGTACTTATGGCAGCTTATGCGTGGTTGAAGTGTGAGagaaaagaagataaagactGTCCTGCAGTCATCAGAGAAGCTGGCATCATTGGGCGTAATGGTACTCTCTATGGTTCTAATAGTAGCTATGTTCGGCTCAGCCTCATCAAGACCCAAGATGACTTTGATATAATGCTCAACCATTTGAACAAGCTAGTCACCAAGGAAA is drawn from Vitis riparia cultivar Riparia Gloire de Montpellier isolate 1030 chromosome 18, EGFV_Vit.rip_1.0, whole genome shotgun sequence and contains these coding sequences:
- the LOC117905557 gene encoding tryptophan aminotransferase-related protein 4-like, whose amino-acid sequence is MGQLQRWIYPAGLLCSVILNVVFVVLYVQMNSKWKPDWSKSAAKEAEAVAAVTCSGHGRAYSDGLVVDGSPVCECNTCFEGPDCSQFSPHCAADVESGDPLFLEPFWMQHAASSAVVVMGWHRMSYSYSDRSTISQELDKLIRKLHALVGNANVTGRFIVFGAGSTQLLNAAVHALSPHNSSEPAKVVATIPYYPAYKSQTEFFDSVHFHFEGDASMYMNSSTSNTTSTFIEFVTSPNNPDGKLSKAVLRGPNVKAIYDRAYYWPHFTPIPAPADDDLMLFTISKLTGHAGSRFGWALVKEKDVFEAMTTYMSRNTEGVSRDSQLRALKLLKVVMEGSGREIFEFSSKMMKDRWDQLNKTLSVSKHFSLQEITPQRCTFFQQVRTPSPAYAWLKCERKEDKDCPAVIREAGIIGRNGTLYGSNSSYVRLSLIKTQDDFDIMLNHLNKLVTKEKQT